From a single Sander vitreus isolate 19-12246 chromosome 4, sanVit1, whole genome shotgun sequence genomic region:
- the necap2 gene encoding adaptin ear-binding coat-associated protein 2 translates to MAEDNSYESMLCVKPEVHVYRIPPRASNRGYRAADWKLDEPAWSGRMKITAKDKMAYIKLEDKNTGELFAQAPVEQYPGCVVESVTDSSRYFVIRIEDGNGRHAFIGLGFADRGDSFDFNVALQDHFKWVKQEGELAKQEASESTAPKLDLRFKEGQTIKISIGNIKKKDAGGAKARPMGGGLLPPPPGAKVGGVILPTVGEQTVSAVQANTDPASLFDFGSPGPATPPSSDMWGDFTSAGSNSSKDAVKSGWVQFS, encoded by the exons ATGGCAGAAGACAACAGTTATGAGTCAATGCTCTGCGTAAAGCCCGAGGTTCATGTTTACCGGATCCCGCCTCGGGCTTCTAACCGTGGATATCG tgctgctgACTGGAAGCTGGATGAACCTGCATGGAGTGGTAGGATGAAAATCACTGCTAAAGATAAGATGGCCTACATTAAGTTAGAGGACAAAAACACAG GGGAGTTGTTTGCCCAAGCTCCAGTCGAACAGTATCCAGGGTGTGTAGTTGAATCAGTCACAGACTCCAGCAGGTATTTTGTGATCCGAATAGAAGATGGCAATG GACGTCATGCTTTTATCGGTCTGGGTTTTGCTGATCGTGGAGATTCATTTGACTTCAACGTAGCTTTGCAAGACCATTTTAA GTGGGTAAAGCAAGAAGGTGAGCTCGCAAAACAGGAAGCTTCTGAGAGCACAGCACCTAAGCTGGACCTTCGCTTCAAAGAGGGTCAGACCATCAAGATCAGCATTGGG AACATCAAGAAGAAGGATGCGGGTGGAGCCAAAGCCCGGCCAATGGGTGGGGGTCTACTCCCACCTCCACCAGGTGCGAAGGTTGGAGGTGTCATACTGCCGACTGTGGGAGAGCAGACAGTCTCCGCTGTACAAGCGAACACTG ATCCAGCCTCTCTTTTTGACTTTGGGTCCCCTGGCCCCGCAACCCCACCCAGCTCCGACATGTGGGGAGATTTCACATCTGCAGGCTCCAA CTCCAGTAAAGATGCTGTCAAATCAGGATGGGTGCAGTTTAGTTGA
- the LOC144516876 gene encoding SUZ RNA-binding domain-containing-like, producing MEDEEVAESWEEAADSGEIERRLEAKLKINQEAKKSSLGSGGSPVRTAIVIQDDSLPAAPPPQIRILKRPSNNGTAGNLASSTRPSQHMKSLAQREAEYAEARRRILGSASSDDTPQDNPCQDRPARMSVQQPSEPVRPNNNVIRQPTGPDGTSGFRLCR from the exons ATGGAGGATGAAGAGGTTGCAGAGAGCTGGGAAGAGGCAGCGGACAGCGGG GAAATAGAGAGAAGGCTTGAGGCTAAACTGAAAATAAACCAGGAGGCAAA GAAGTCCAGCTTGGGTTCAGGTGGCTCACCTGTTCGAACTGCTATTGTAATCCAGGATGACTCTCTGCCTGCAGCACCCCCACCACAAATTCGAATTTTGAAACGTCCTTCAAATAACGGTACTGCAGGAAACCTTGCATCCTCGACCCGTCCCTCGCAGCACATGAAGTCTTTGGCCCAGCGGGAGGCAGAGTATGCGGAGGCCCGAAGAAGAATCTTAGGTAGTGCGTCTTCAGATGATACGCCTCAGGACAATCCATGTCAGGACAG GCCAGCTCGTATGAGCGTGCAGCAACCATCAGAACCAGTTCGTCCAAACAATAATGTGATCCGCCAGCCCACTGGTCCAGATGGCACCTCAGGCTTCCGACTCTGCAGATAA